A window from Larimichthys crocea isolate SSNF chromosome XXIII, L_crocea_2.0, whole genome shotgun sequence encodes these proteins:
- the LOC104933793 gene encoding inositol monophosphatase 1 yields the protein MADPWQRAYDFAVEVARKAGEEVRKAGESEIKVMTKSSTVDLVTKTDERVEKIIIGSLKEEFGPDVHCFIGEESVAKGEACILTDKPTWIIDPVDGTTNFVHGFPFVAVSIAFAVNKELEFGVVYSCLEDKMYKARKGKGAFCNDEKIEVSDVTAINKSIIISEHGTDRSPEKVNKIFSTMQKILCIPVHGLRGSGTAATNMCLVATGAVEAFFEIGIHCWDIAAGAVIVKEAGGVLLDVDGGPFDLMSRRMVSANNEVIAKRIIKEIEIFPAVRDDAPIQKQ from the exons atggcagACCCCTGGCAGAGGGCATATGACTTTGCTGTTGAAGTGGCAAGGAAAGCTGGAGAG GAAGTCAGAAAGGCCGGGGAGAGCGAAATAAAGGTCATGACAAAGAGCTCCACCGTAGACCTCGTCACTAAGACCGATGAGAGGGTGGAGAAGATCATCATCGGGTCTCTTAAAGAAGAATTCGGACCAGACGTGCACTG TTTCATTGGAGAGGAGTCCGTCGCAAAGGGCGAGGCGTGTATCTTAACCGACAAACCTACATGGATCATAGACCCTGTGGACGGCACCACGAACTTCGTGCACGG ATTCCCGTTTGTGGCTGTGTCTATTGCCTTTGCTGTCAATAAGGAG TTGGAGTTCGGTGTGGTGTACAGCTGCTTGGAGGACAAGATGTATAAAGCGAGAAAGGGGAAGGGAGCTTTCTGCAATGATGAAAAAATTGAGGTGTCCGATGTTACAG CTATCAATAAGTCTATTATCATCTCTGAGCATGGAACCGACAGGAGCCCGGAAAAAGTAAACAAGATCTTCTCCACCATGCAGAAGATCCTCTGCATCCCAGTGCACGG GCTTCGTGGGTCCGGCACAGCTGCCACTAATATGTGTCTGGTGGCGACGGGGGCGGTGGAGGCCTTCTTCGAGATCGGGATCCACTGCTGGGACATTGCTGCTGGAGCAGTTATAGTCAAAGAAGCCGGAGGAGTGCTACTGGATGTTGACG GGGGACCGTTCGATTTGATGTCTCGAAGGATGGTTTCAGCAAACAACGAGGTTATTGCTAAGCGGATCATCAAGGAAATTGAAATATTCCCAGCGGTGAGGGACGACGCTCCCATCCAGAAGCAATGA